One genomic segment of Stenotrophomonas sp. 704A1 includes these proteins:
- a CDS encoding NAD(P)/FAD-dependent oxidoreductase has protein sequence MYTKVMEVNYWSSTNCVKARYDAARKEWEVTVERDGETLVIRPKHLVFATGMSGKANVPKIEGQDVFKGVQQHSSQHPGPDAYRGKKVVVIGANNSAHDICAALWEHGADVTMVQRSSTHIVRSDSLMDIGLGALYSDRAVANGVTTKKADLIFASLPYRIMADFQIPLYDRIRERDAEFYRKLEEAGFMLDFGDDGSGLFMKYLRRASGYYIDVGACDLVIDGSIKLQSGKDISHLTENAVVLDDGTELPADLVVYATGYGSMNGWVADLVSQEVADKVGKVWGLGSDTTKDPGPWEGEQRNMWKPTQQENMWFHGGNLHQSRHYSLYLALQLKARQEDLPVQVYGLQEVHHLR, from the coding sequence ATGTACACCAAGGTCATGGAAGTCAATTACTGGTCTTCCACCAACTGCGTGAAGGCCCGCTACGACGCGGCCCGCAAGGAATGGGAAGTGACGGTGGAGCGCGACGGCGAGACGCTGGTCATCCGGCCGAAGCACCTGGTGTTCGCGACCGGCATGTCCGGCAAGGCCAACGTGCCGAAGATCGAGGGCCAGGACGTCTTCAAGGGCGTGCAGCAGCATTCGTCGCAGCACCCGGGGCCGGATGCCTACCGCGGCAAGAAGGTGGTGGTGATCGGCGCCAACAACTCCGCGCACGACATCTGCGCCGCGCTGTGGGAACACGGCGCCGACGTGACGATGGTGCAGCGCTCCTCCACCCACATCGTGCGCTCGGATTCGCTGATGGACATCGGCCTGGGCGCCCTGTATTCCGATCGCGCCGTCGCCAACGGCGTGACGACGAAGAAGGCCGACCTGATCTTCGCCTCGCTGCCCTACCGCATCATGGCGGACTTCCAGATCCCGCTGTACGACCGCATCCGCGAGCGCGATGCCGAGTTCTACCGCAAGCTCGAGGAAGCCGGCTTCATGCTCGACTTCGGCGACGACGGCTCGGGCCTGTTCATGAAGTATCTGCGCCGCGCTTCGGGCTACTACATTGATGTCGGCGCCTGCGATCTGGTCATCGACGGCAGCATCAAGCTGCAGTCGGGCAAGGACATCAGCCACCTGACCGAGAACGCCGTGGTGCTGGACGACGGCACCGAATTGCCCGCCGACCTCGTCGTCTATGCCACCGGCTATGGCTCGATGAACGGATGGGTCGCCGATCTGGTCAGCCAGGAAGTGGCCGACAAGGTCGGCAAGGTCTGGGGGCTGGGTTCGGACACGACCAAGGACCCCGGCCCCTGGGAAGGCGAACAGCGCAACATGTGGAAGCCCACGCAGCAGGAAAACATGTGGTTCCACGGCGGCAACCTGCACCAGTCGCGCCACTACTCGCTATACTTGGCGCTGCAGTTGAAAGCGCGCCAGGAAGATCTGCCGGTGCAGGTCTATGGCCTGCAGGAAGTGCATCACCTGCGCTGA
- a CDS encoding MerR family transcriptional regulator — protein MKISEAADASGCHLETIRYYERIGLLPRPGRSGNGYRVYGPADIERLRFIARGRDLGFSLEEVRSLLQLAGDEALSCADVDRLARSHLADVRARMADLQRMAGELERVIAGCHGGQRAECTILSTLRQPVSVEAAHQ, from the coding sequence ATGAAAATCAGTGAGGCTGCCGATGCCAGCGGATGCCACCTGGAGACGATCCGCTACTACGAGCGGATCGGACTTCTGCCGCGCCCGGGGCGCTCGGGCAATGGCTACCGGGTCTATGGCCCGGCGGACATTGAACGGTTGCGCTTCATTGCGCGCGGTCGGGACCTGGGTTTCAGCTTGGAAGAGGTCCGCAGCTTGCTGCAGTTGGCCGGGGATGAGGCCCTTTCATGCGCAGATGTGGATCGGCTGGCCCGCAGCCACTTGGCCGACGTGCGTGCGCGGATGGCCGACCTGCAGCGCATGGCCGGCGAGCTGGAACGAGTGATTGCCGGTTGCCACGGAGGGCAGCGTGCTGAATGCACCATCCTGTCGACCTTGCGCCAGCCGGTTTCTGTGGAGGCCGCGCACCAGTGA